One window of Equus quagga isolate Etosha38 chromosome 4, UCLA_HA_Equagga_1.0, whole genome shotgun sequence genomic DNA carries:
- the RPL22L1 gene encoding 60S ribosomal protein L22-like 1 isoform X2, with translation MAPKDKKPKRSTWKFSLDLTHPVEDGIFDSGNFEQFLREKVKVNGKTGNLGNVVHIERFKNKITVVSEKQFSKRYLKYLTKKYLKKNNLRDWLRVVASDKETYELRYFQISQDEDESESED, from the exons ATGGCGCCG AAAGACAAGAAGCCTAAGAGGTCAACCTGGAAGTTTAGTTTGGACCTCACTCATCCAGTAGAAGATGGAATTTTTGATTCCGGAAACTTT gaACAGTTTCTCCGGGAGAAGGTTAAAGTcaatggaaaaactggaaatcTTGGGAATGTTGTTCACATTGAACGCTTCAAGAACAAAATCACAGTTGTTTCTGAGAAACAGTTCTCTAAAAG gtatttgAAATATCTTACCAAGAAATACCTTAAGAAGAACAATCTTCGTGATTGGCTTCGTGTGGTTGCATCTGATAAGGAGACTTACGAACTTCGTTACTTCCAGATTAGTCAAGATGAAGATGAGTCCGAGTCTGAGGACTAG
- the RPL22L1 gene encoding 60S ribosomal protein L22-like 1 isoform X1, whose product MAPQKDKKPKRSTWKFSLDLTHPVEDGIFDSGNFEQFLREKVKVNGKTGNLGNVVHIERFKNKITVVSEKQFSKRYLKYLTKKYLKKNNLRDWLRVVASDKETYELRYFQISQDEDESESED is encoded by the exons ATGGCGCCG CAGAAAGACAAGAAGCCTAAGAGGTCAACCTGGAAGTTTAGTTTGGACCTCACTCATCCAGTAGAAGATGGAATTTTTGATTCCGGAAACTTT gaACAGTTTCTCCGGGAGAAGGTTAAAGTcaatggaaaaactggaaatcTTGGGAATGTTGTTCACATTGAACGCTTCAAGAACAAAATCACAGTTGTTTCTGAGAAACAGTTCTCTAAAAG gtatttgAAATATCTTACCAAGAAATACCTTAAGAAGAACAATCTTCGTGATTGGCTTCGTGTGGTTGCATCTGATAAGGAGACTTACGAACTTCGTTACTTCCAGATTAGTCAAGATGAAGATGAGTCCGAGTCTGAGGACTAG